One genomic window of Candidatus Baltobacteraceae bacterium includes the following:
- a CDS encoding CofH family radical SAM protein produces the protein MTYLDPALREIERKVESNVALSFEDGLTLYRTHDLHGVGRIARRVKERKSGKKVFYVLNRYINSTNVCFAACRFCSFAADEFKEPQRVFRMTADQVFAKAVETGNNFNQIHIVGGHDPRQLSLDYWLPLMRRFKEALPHVQLSLFTAAEIEYMAKRHRMSFPEIVGKLKEAGLDNVNGGAAEILGEETRAKICPNKVNSANWLAIHEELHRQGVASNATMLYGHIESLEDRVDHMIRLRESQNRSPGFNAFIPLAFHPDGNELSDCGWTTGLDDLRTFAVARLMLDNFDHIKAYWMIQGLKVCQVALQFGADDMDGTHGSTDEEMIYHSAGTRSAQYVDDREFRRLIEEAGYVPVRRNSTYQEFPYDWSPPQRAAHVGDPDGLTGTAALRASAPPAREAVGAPQGL, from the coding sequence ATGACCTACCTTGATCCTGCGCTCCGAGAGATCGAGCGCAAAGTCGAATCAAACGTTGCGCTGTCGTTCGAGGACGGCCTGACGCTCTACCGGACGCACGATCTTCACGGTGTCGGCCGCATCGCGCGCCGGGTGAAAGAACGTAAGAGCGGCAAGAAAGTTTTCTACGTCCTCAACCGCTACATCAACTCGACCAACGTCTGTTTCGCCGCGTGCCGATTTTGTTCGTTCGCAGCCGACGAGTTCAAAGAGCCGCAGCGCGTCTTCCGGATGACGGCCGATCAGGTTTTCGCCAAGGCCGTTGAAACAGGAAACAACTTCAACCAAATTCACATCGTCGGCGGCCACGATCCGCGTCAGCTCTCACTCGATTATTGGCTTCCGCTGATGCGCAGGTTCAAGGAAGCGCTGCCGCACGTCCAGTTGTCGCTCTTTACGGCGGCCGAGATCGAGTACATGGCCAAGCGCCACCGCATGAGCTTCCCCGAGATCGTCGGCAAGCTCAAAGAGGCCGGGCTCGACAACGTCAACGGCGGCGCGGCCGAGATTCTGGGCGAAGAGACGCGAGCTAAGATTTGTCCGAACAAGGTCAATAGCGCCAACTGGCTGGCCATCCACGAGGAGCTTCACCGGCAAGGCGTCGCGAGCAACGCGACCATGCTCTACGGTCACATCGAGTCGCTCGAGGACCGTGTCGATCACATGATCCGGCTGCGCGAGTCGCAGAACCGCTCGCCCGGCTTCAACGCGTTCATTCCGCTGGCGTTTCATCCCGACGGCAACGAGCTCTCCGACTGCGGCTGGACGACCGGCCTCGACGACTTGCGCACGTTCGCCGTCGCTCGCCTGATGCTCGACAACTTCGATCACATCAAGGCGTACTGGATGATTCAGGGCTTGAAAGTGTGCCAGGTCGCGCTGCAGTTCGGCGCCGACGACATGGACGGCACGCACGGCTCGACCGACGAGGAGATGATCTATCACTCGGCCGGGACGCGTTCGGCGCAGTACGTCGACGACCGCGAGTTCCGGCGCTTGATCGAAGAGGCGGGCTACGTTCCCGTTCGCCGCAACTCGACGTATCAAGAGTTCCCCTACGACTGGTCCCCACCCCAACGTGCTGCGCACGTCGGGGACCCCGATGGTTTAACAGGCACTGCGGCGCTGCGCGCCTCCGCGCCCCCCGCCCGCGAAGCGGTCGGGGCCCCCCAGGGGCTCTAG
- a CDS encoding phosphatase PAP2 family protein: MTLRIGALINAIVAFAVFAWLGSYAARSGEPALFVGWESALLNHSTLVAWWLTWSCYVYVLGPVAVALIVVAVRVPSWRGRIAFSLVMLLLCWLGADLFQHLFARPRRLDWVVRHETAFSYPSSHAAISLGFYGLWAALIWRSELSRTLRTLLPLLLLALVLGTCWSRLALGAHYLTDLIGGALLACALLSAAIAVLPLKAFALPEGSGDHTDDLP, translated from the coding sequence GTGACGCTTCGCATCGGCGCGCTGATCAACGCGATCGTCGCGTTCGCCGTCTTCGCGTGGTTGGGATCGTACGCGGCGCGCAGCGGCGAGCCGGCGTTATTCGTCGGCTGGGAAAGCGCGTTGCTGAATCACTCGACACTCGTCGCGTGGTGGCTGACGTGGTCGTGTTACGTCTACGTACTCGGGCCCGTCGCGGTCGCGCTCATCGTCGTTGCGGTACGCGTGCCGTCGTGGCGCGGCCGCATCGCTTTTTCGCTGGTGATGCTGCTGCTCTGCTGGCTGGGGGCCGATCTCTTTCAGCACCTTTTTGCGCGACCGCGCAGGCTCGACTGGGTCGTGCGGCACGAAACGGCGTTTTCGTATCCGAGCTCGCACGCCGCGATATCGTTGGGGTTCTACGGTCTGTGGGCGGCATTGATCTGGCGCTCCGAGTTAAGTCGCACCTTGCGGACCTTGCTTCCACTGCTGCTGCTCGCGCTCGTGCTGGGAACGTGCTGGTCGCGCCTGGCGCTCGGCGCGCATTACCTGACCGACCTCATCGGCGGCGCACTGCTCGCCTGCGCGCTATTGTCGGCTGCGATAGCCGTCCTTCCGCTGAAGGCATTTGCCCTGCCTGAGGGAAGCGGAGACCACACCGATGACCTACCTTGA
- a CDS encoding menaquinone biosynthesis protein encodes MLRCGRIKYTNDLPIYAAFDAGAIAYPGTLHADVPSRLNAMLLGGELDVSPISAFAWAAHPDELVLLPDLCIGARDEVVSVILVSPAAPPALGDATIYVTQESASGRNLLRVLLERRFGVRPSYQSVDDPLQRAAAGQPALLIGDAAIDARERFAPESCYDLGKLWHEWTGHQTVFAVWAARRDSFERDPQAIRACMHALTDAYTWSRSHVQYVVEAAQRTIARPAGFYESYYGKLNFTFHSAAQSGLGAFCRELHAIGAIPAVPSSLPEAIGVLAS; translated from the coding sequence GTGTTACGTTGCGGGCGCATCAAGTACACGAACGATCTTCCGATTTATGCTGCGTTTGACGCCGGTGCGATCGCGTATCCCGGTACGCTGCACGCCGACGTTCCGTCGCGCCTGAACGCAATGCTGCTCGGCGGCGAGCTCGACGTCAGCCCGATCTCGGCGTTCGCCTGGGCCGCGCATCCCGACGAGCTCGTGCTCCTTCCCGACTTATGCATCGGCGCGCGCGACGAGGTCGTCTCCGTCATCCTCGTGTCGCCCGCGGCGCCGCCGGCATTGGGCGACGCAACGATCTACGTGACGCAAGAATCGGCCAGCGGCCGCAATCTGTTGCGCGTGCTGCTCGAACGGCGCTTCGGCGTGCGTCCGTCGTACCAGTCCGTGGACGATCCTCTGCAGCGCGCGGCGGCCGGACAGCCGGCGCTGCTCATCGGCGATGCCGCCATCGACGCGCGCGAGCGCTTCGCGCCGGAGTCGTGTTACGACTTGGGCAAGCTCTGGCACGAGTGGACCGGACATCAAACCGTTTTTGCCGTGTGGGCCGCGCGGCGCGACTCGTTCGAACGCGATCCGCAAGCGATCCGCGCGTGCATGCACGCGCTTACCGACGCCTACACGTGGTCGCGGTCGCACGTGCAGTACGTCGTCGAAGCCGCGCAGCGCACGATCGCACGCCCGGCCGGATTCTACGAGTCGTACTACGGAAAGCTCAACTTCACGTTCCATTCCGCGGCGCAAAGCGGTTTGGGCGCGTTCTGCCGCGAGCTGCACGCCATCGGCGCGATCCCAGCGGTTCCCTCGTCGTTACCCGAGGCGATCGGTGTCCTCGCTAGCTGA